One window of the Nocardia terpenica genome contains the following:
- a CDS encoding metal-sensitive transcriptional regulator, with protein sequence MTDDQTSAAEQSCHDHATHGYITAKDDYLKRLRRIEGQARGLQRMVEEEKYCIDILTQVSAMTKALQAVAMGLLEDHISHCVVDAAVQGGPEAEAKIKEATEAIARLVRS encoded by the coding sequence GTGACCGACGACCAGACCAGTGCCGCGGAGCAGTCCTGCCACGACCACGCCACCCACGGCTACATCACCGCCAAGGACGACTACCTCAAGCGCCTGCGCCGCATCGAGGGCCAGGCCCGGGGCCTGCAGCGCATGGTCGAGGAGGAGAAGTACTGCATCGATATCCTCACCCAGGTCTCGGCGATGACCAAGGCGCTGCAGGCCGTGGCCATGGGCCTGCTCGAGGATCACATCAGCCATTGCGTGGTCGACGCCGCCGTCCAGGGCGGCCCCGAGGCCGAGGCCAAGATCAAGGAGGCGACCGAGGCGATCGCTCGCCTCGTCCGCTCCTGA
- the rplQ gene encoding 50S ribosomal protein L17 has product MPKPKKGARFGGSASHQKAIFANLATALFEHGRITTTEAKAKALRPYAEKLVTKAKAGSLADRREVLKVIRNKDVVHELFATIGPSFEGREGGYTRIIKTMPRKGDNAPMAIIELVREQTVTTEADRARRVAASQQAAAPAEETAAAEAEAPAEEAPAADAEAKADENKAAE; this is encoded by the coding sequence ATGCCCAAGCCCAAGAAGGGTGCCCGCTTCGGCGGGTCGGCGTCGCACCAGAAGGCGATCTTCGCCAATCTGGCGACGGCGCTCTTCGAGCACGGTCGGATCACGACCACCGAGGCCAAGGCCAAGGCGCTGCGCCCGTACGCCGAGAAGCTTGTCACCAAGGCGAAGGCCGGCTCCCTGGCCGACCGCCGCGAGGTGCTCAAGGTGATCCGCAACAAGGACGTGGTGCACGAGCTCTTCGCGACCATCGGACCCTCGTTCGAGGGCCGCGAGGGCGGCTACACCCGGATCATCAAGACCATGCCGCGCAAGGGTGACAACGCGCCGATGGCGATCATCGAGCTGGTCCGGGAGCAGACCGTGACCACCGAGGCCGATCGCGCCCGCCGCGTCGCCGCCTCGCAGCAGGCCGCCGCCCCGGCCGAGGAGACCGCGGCCGCCGAGGCCGAGGCTCCGGCCGAGGAGGCCCCCGCCGCCGACGCCGAGGCGAAGGCCGACGAGAACAAGGCCGCCGAGTAA
- the truA gene encoding tRNA pseudouridine(38-40) synthase TruA, with the protein MSEPVVPFRGGGLAHINQEVVVTVADSAPRAEPVRVRLDIAYDGTDFLGWARQPGLRTVQGVLEESLGKVLREPIQLTVAGRTDAGVHAEGQVAHFDTATAPDGPRLLHRMARFLPKDVRIKGIRVAPPDFDARFSAIRRHYAYRLTTAPYGAEPLQARHVVPCRSAVDLDAMREAARKLLGLHDFAAFCRRREGATTVRELQRYDWERDGDLLVAHVSADAFCWSMVRSLVGAVLAVGEGRRTPDWVAGLLRERERSSAVTVAPAHGLSLIAVDYPADSELAARNVTTRELRTVPPDGGCCGG; encoded by the coding sequence ATGAGTGAGCCCGTCGTCCCGTTCCGGGGCGGCGGGCTCGCCCATATCAACCAGGAGGTCGTTGTGACGGTGGCGGATTCGGCCCCGCGCGCGGAACCGGTGCGGGTGCGGCTCGACATCGCCTACGACGGCACCGATTTCCTCGGCTGGGCCCGGCAGCCCGGGCTGCGCACCGTGCAGGGCGTGCTCGAGGAGTCGCTGGGTAAGGTACTGCGCGAACCGATTCAGCTCACCGTGGCGGGGCGCACCGATGCCGGGGTGCACGCCGAGGGGCAGGTCGCGCACTTCGACACCGCCACCGCGCCGGACGGGCCGAGACTGCTGCACCGCATGGCCCGATTCCTGCCGAAAGACGTGCGGATCAAGGGAATTCGGGTCGCGCCGCCGGATTTCGACGCCCGGTTCTCGGCGATCCGGCGGCACTACGCCTACCGCCTCACCACCGCCCCCTACGGCGCGGAACCGCTGCAGGCCCGCCATGTGGTGCCGTGCCGGTCCGCGGTCGATCTCGACGCCATGCGGGAGGCGGCGCGAAAACTGTTGGGGCTGCACGATTTCGCCGCCTTCTGCCGACGCCGCGAGGGCGCCACGACCGTGCGCGAGTTGCAGCGCTACGACTGGGAGCGCGACGGCGATCTGCTCGTCGCGCACGTCAGCGCGGACGCGTTCTGCTGGTCGATGGTGCGCAGCCTGGTCGGCGCGGTGCTGGCGGTCGGCGAGGGCCGCCGCACGCCGGATTGGGTCGCGGGCCTGTTGCGCGAGCGGGAGCGGTCCAGCGCGGTGACCGTCGCACCGGCACACGGGCTCAGCCTGATCGCGGTCGACTATCCCGCCGACTCCGAGCTTGCCGCCCGCAATGTCACCACCCGTGAGCTGCGGACGGTGCCGCCGGACGGGGGTTGCTGCGGCGGCTGA
- a CDS encoding LLM class F420-dependent oxidoreductase: MTFAGLGRFGIWQHYTAVTPQDARELESLGYSTLWLGGSPPAELPVLESLLAATETQLIGTSVVNIWSAPAKQVAESFHRIEDRFPGRFILGIGAGHPEHTDVYLKPYDALVEYLDALDEAGVPKERRALAALGPRVLKLARDRTVGALPYLTTAEHTRQAREILGPDALLVPEHKIVLDTDAERARQTARPRVEFYLNLQNYVSNLRRLGFSEQDVAVPGSDHLIDALALHGTVDQVADGLVAHLAAGADQIAVQIAADDYLGALRTLAPALAARV, encoded by the coding sequence ATGACCTTTGCAGGACTCGGACGATTCGGCATCTGGCAGCACTACACGGCGGTGACGCCGCAGGACGCGCGGGAACTGGAGAGCCTCGGCTACAGCACGCTGTGGCTGGGCGGTTCGCCACCGGCCGAGCTGCCGGTGCTGGAGTCGCTGCTGGCGGCGACCGAGACGCAGCTGATCGGCACCAGCGTCGTCAATATCTGGTCCGCACCGGCCAAGCAGGTCGCGGAGTCGTTCCACCGCATCGAGGACCGCTTCCCCGGCCGCTTCATCCTGGGCATCGGCGCGGGACATCCGGAGCACACCGACGTCTACCTCAAGCCCTACGACGCGCTGGTCGAATACCTCGATGCGCTCGACGAGGCCGGGGTGCCGAAGGAGCGGCGCGCCCTGGCCGCGCTCGGCCCGCGCGTGCTGAAGCTGGCCCGCGACCGCACCGTCGGGGCGCTGCCGTACCTGACCACCGCCGAGCACACCCGGCAGGCCCGCGAAATCCTCGGGCCGGACGCGCTTCTCGTGCCCGAGCACAAGATCGTGCTGGACACCGATGCCGAGCGGGCCCGGCAGACCGCCCGCCCGCGCGTGGAGTTCTATCTCAACCTGCAGAACTATGTCTCGAACCTGCGTCGGCTCGGCTTCTCCGAACAGGATGTGGCCGTGCCGGGCAGCGATCACCTCATCGATGCCCTGGCCCTGCACGGCACCGTCGACCAGGTGGCCGACGGGCTGGTCGCCCATCTCGCGGCGGGCGCCGATCAGATCGCGGTGCAGATCGCGGCCGACGACTACCTGGGCGCCCTGCGCACCCTGGCGCCCGCGCTCGCGGCGCGCGTGTAG
- a CDS encoding S-methyl-5'-thioadenosine phosphorylase gives MSSVPRPALAIIGGSGFYDFFGDDAITLEIDTPYGAPSAPITVGDVDGRQVAFLPRHGRKHEYSPHTVPYQANLWALRSIGVRRVFAPCAVGSLRADWGPGTVAVPDQLVDRTSGRPQTYFDNGGVHVSFADPYCAELRTAAIGSAVEELPMQSSGTMVVVQGPRFSTRAESRWFAAQGWELVNMTGFPEAVLARELEMCYAAIALVTDLDAGLEVGEGVSAASVFEAFERNLVPFKKLVRGAAAAVDGTDTCERCRVHAGVSLPFELP, from the coding sequence ATGAGTTCGGTTCCCCGCCCCGCGCTGGCCATCATCGGTGGCAGCGGTTTCTACGATTTCTTCGGCGACGACGCGATCACGCTGGAGATCGACACCCCCTACGGCGCGCCGAGTGCGCCGATCACCGTCGGCGATGTCGACGGGCGGCAGGTGGCGTTCCTGCCCCGGCACGGCCGCAAGCACGAGTACTCCCCGCACACCGTGCCGTATCAGGCGAATCTGTGGGCGCTGCGGTCCATCGGGGTGCGCCGGGTGTTCGCGCCGTGCGCGGTCGGCAGCCTGCGCGCCGACTGGGGCCCGGGCACGGTGGCGGTGCCGGATCAGCTGGTCGACCGCACGTCGGGGCGGCCGCAGACCTACTTCGACAACGGCGGTGTCCACGTCTCCTTCGCCGATCCCTACTGCGCCGAACTGCGCACCGCGGCAATCGGATCCGCGGTCGAGGAGCTGCCGATGCAGTCCTCCGGGACGATGGTCGTGGTGCAGGGGCCGCGATTCTCGACCCGGGCCGAGAGCCGCTGGTTCGCCGCGCAGGGCTGGGAACTGGTGAACATGACCGGTTTCCCGGAGGCGGTGCTCGCCCGCGAGCTCGAGATGTGCTACGCCGCAATCGCTTTGGTGACCGACCTGGATGCCGGGCTGGAGGTCGGCGAGGGCGTCAGCGCGGCGTCGGTGTTCGAGGCGTTCGAGCGCAATCTGGTGCCGTTCAAGAAGCTGGTGCGCGGCGCGGCGGCCGCGGTGGACGGCACCGATACCTGCGAACGGTGCCGTGTCCATGCCGGAGTGTCGCTGCCGTTCGAACTACCCTGA
- a CDS encoding NAD-dependent epimerase/dehydratase family protein, which yields MRVLLTGAAGFIGSHVHRALIAGDHEVVAVDALLDAVHGPNAEPPDDVSRVDLRDAAALDPLLRGIEVVCHLAAAVPPGSVARAVAAGSAMQRAPVFAEHNDVGTAVLLAAMERAGVRRLVLGSSVSVYGEGCYRGAHAGPPFFPGVRRRADLDRGMFDHRAPRTGEILTWEPVGEDAPLRPRTAYAASKLAQEHYALAWGIGTGAEVTVLRYHHVYGDPVGENAALAAHSGVAARFRAELEAGRAPFVFEDGGQIRDFVHVRDAAAATVAAVRHPLPGFTPLNIASGHPITLWEVASIMSRARGGPAPVVSGQYRMTDVRHLAAHPERAHHTLDFTATIPPTQGLADYATAHAAACT from the coding sequence ATGCGCGTGCTTCTGACCGGGGCGGCCGGATTCATCGGTTCTCATGTGCACCGGGCCCTGATCGCCGGTGACCACGAGGTGGTCGCCGTCGATGCCCTGCTCGATGCCGTGCACGGCCCGAATGCCGAACCGCCGGACGATGTTTCGCGGGTCGACCTGCGCGATGCGGCGGCGCTGGACCCGCTGCTGCGCGGCATCGAGGTGGTCTGCCACTTGGCCGCGGCGGTGCCGCCCGGGTCGGTGGCCCGCGCGGTGGCCGCCGGGTCGGCCATGCAGCGCGCCCCCGTGTTCGCCGAGCACAACGATGTCGGGACCGCGGTGCTGCTGGCGGCGATGGAGCGGGCCGGGGTCCGGCGGCTGGTGCTCGGGTCGTCGGTGTCGGTGTACGGCGAGGGGTGCTATCGCGGGGCGCACGCGGGGCCCCCGTTCTTCCCGGGCGTGCGGCGGCGGGCCGATCTGGATCGCGGCATGTTCGACCATCGCGCCCCGCGCACCGGCGAGATCCTGACCTGGGAGCCGGTCGGCGAGGACGCCCCGCTGCGGCCCCGAACGGCCTATGCGGCAAGCAAACTCGCGCAGGAGCACTACGCGCTGGCCTGGGGCATCGGCACCGGCGCGGAGGTGACCGTGCTGCGCTACCACCACGTCTACGGCGACCCGGTCGGCGAAAATGCCGCGCTGGCGGCGCATTCCGGCGTCGCGGCCCGCTTCCGCGCCGAACTCGAGGCGGGCCGCGCCCCGTTCGTCTTCGAAGACGGCGGCCAGATCCGCGATTTCGTGCACGTCCGGGACGCGGCCGCCGCCACCGTCGCCGCCGTGCGCCATCCGCTGCCGGGCTTCACCCCGCTGAACATCGCCTCCGGCCACCCCATCACCCTGTGGGAGGTGGCATCCATCATGTCCCGCGCCCGCGGCGGCCCCGCCCCCGTGGTCAGCGGCCAATACCGAATGACCGACGTCCGCCACCTGGCCGCCCACCCCGAACGCGCCCACCACACCCTGGATTTCACCGCCACCATCCCCCCAACCCAGGGCCTCGCCGACTACGCCACCGCCCACGCCGCGGCCTGCACATAG